Below is a genomic region from Desulfobacter sp..
GGTGACTAAGTTTTTCATTACCAAATACCTGGCCGTGTACGATTATATTGTCGTGGTTGAAGGTTTTTTCAATATCAATCATGTGCTCAATCCTGGCGGTGCGTTTGGTTTTTTTGCCACCCAGTCCCCGGCTGTCAGAACATTTGTCTTTTTGTTTCTTTCTTCCCTAGTGGCCTTGTTTGTTCTATGGCTGTACGGGAAAACCGCCCAAACCCATATTTTTCTTTCCCATGGTCTGGCCATGATTTTCGGCGGGGCAATAGGGAATCTCATCGACCGGTTCCGGTTTGGAAAGGTCGTGGATTTTTTAGATTTTTATCTGGGAACTGCCCATTGGCCGGCCTTTAATATTGCCGATTCAGCCATTTCCATCGGCATGGCCATTCTGATCTATCATGTGCTATTCAATAAAATACCTGAAATTTAGATAAAGGACAGATTATG
It encodes:
- the lspA gene encoding signal peptidase II; protein product: MSNEIKRLILVGGGVALADQVTKFFITKYLAVYDYIVVVEGFFNINHVLNPGGAFGFFATQSPAVRTFVFLFLSSLVALFVLWLYGKTAQTHIFLSHGLAMIFGGAIGNLIDRFRFGKVVDFLDFYLGTAHWPAFNIADSAISIGMAILIYHVLFNKIPEI